In the Pseudoalteromonas undina genome, one interval contains:
- a CDS encoding DUF2062 domain-containing protein — translation MAKKTIQRFLPDPNKIRHHKSLRIFGRLLHDANLWHLNRRSARGAFAVGLFFAFIPVPFQMVLAAAAAIILRVNLPISVALVWITNPLTMPPIFYGSYLVGTLVLNQPEQHFAFEASWAWFIESLTTIGPAFLVGSLVCASIASVIGYFGIDLIWRRSVRKAWISRNN, via the coding sequence ATGGCTAAAAAAACGATCCAACGGTTTTTACCTGATCCAAATAAAATTAGACATCACAAATCACTAAGGATATTTGGTCGTCTTTTACATGATGCTAACCTTTGGCATTTAAATCGACGCTCAGCACGCGGTGCCTTTGCCGTTGGACTTTTTTTTGCATTCATCCCTGTTCCTTTTCAAATGGTGCTAGCAGCTGCCGCAGCCATAATCTTAAGAGTTAATTTGCCTATTTCTGTTGCTTTGGTGTGGATCACCAACCCACTTACAATGCCACCTATTTTTTACGGCTCATACTTGGTTGGTACATTAGTACTAAATCAACCTGAGCAGCATTTTGCGTTTGAGGCTAGTTGGGCGTGGTTTATAGAAAGCCTTACTACCATTGGCCCTGCTTTTTTAGTGGGTTCGCTTGTTTGCGCATCTATTGCCAGTGTTATTGGCTATTTTGGTATTGATTTAATTTGGCGTCGCTCAGTAAGAAAAGCTTGGATATCTAGAAATAACTAG
- a CDS encoding DUF3466 family protein, with the protein MKYKLLAASVLATLSTSAISATYQLTELGDFEAAKHTYVTDVSENGHVIGQANGLFNLPIDISYIDFTDNIIKSAYDNEVKRFENIDKEITFTLDDIENNDAVYTNADAHTFMVGFLSSRSEDFEYQKISSLIATSYNNGLITEQSLFDESSLDYDGLTRSVSNFYTGVAQDGTSVGWGSAPFDKVSFTPDGETDEETWFTREFIERGILISAGGVEVPLLPEFNEHGGSSKATDIIATDTGYVVVGNVSVSIPTERQTTITDNCDGLDEPVMACIELINSRNTRGVFNKTAVKWTLDSTYNVTSTELLGLALTPEEDEDRTPFNSIALAVNSNGIAVGSSDTRDIDNDNRIYSMPTYFKDGEVVDFINQQDDWQAGKAFAINDNDIIAGYAAKPIEGSLRNKLFYHDINTNTTVFPEDYFISSSSYANDINNQGYIVGEGDVGDTASTRRSEAFIYKIGDDKITNLNSLLPCFDSDGETSFSYKMVEAKSINENNEVFGVATKTVEKLDSLGEVITDINGNIQYESVAVAVKLSPIANGEVENCKAPDTEFYERSSASFSWFGLLLLPLVGLRRVFRF; encoded by the coding sequence ATGAAATATAAATTACTCGCGGCCAGTGTTTTAGCCACACTGAGTACATCAGCAATAAGTGCAACGTACCAGTTAACCGAATTAGGTGACTTTGAAGCTGCCAAACATACTTATGTTACTGATGTGAGTGAAAACGGCCATGTTATAGGTCAAGCTAACGGATTGTTTAACCTACCTATTGATATTAGTTATATCGACTTTACAGATAATATAATAAAGAGTGCATACGACAACGAAGTTAAAAGGTTTGAAAACATTGATAAAGAAATAACCTTTACCCTCGATGATATAGAAAATAATGATGCTGTTTACACTAATGCTGACGCACATACTTTTATGGTTGGCTTTCTATCTTCTCGGTCTGAAGATTTTGAATATCAAAAAATCAGTTCGCTTATTGCTACAAGCTATAATAACGGTTTAATAACTGAGCAGTCTCTTTTCGATGAATCTTCACTTGATTATGATGGGCTAACTCGATCAGTAAGTAACTTTTATACAGGTGTAGCGCAAGACGGTACTTCGGTTGGTTGGGGAAGTGCACCCTTTGATAAAGTAAGCTTTACACCAGATGGCGAAACTGATGAAGAAACGTGGTTTACTCGTGAGTTTATAGAGCGCGGAATTTTAATCTCTGCTGGTGGTGTTGAAGTGCCGCTTTTACCAGAATTTAATGAGCATGGTGGCAGTAGTAAAGCCACTGATATCATTGCCACAGACACAGGCTATGTGGTTGTAGGTAATGTATCTGTAAGTATTCCGACAGAGAGACAAACCACAATTACAGACAATTGTGATGGCCTTGATGAGCCAGTTATGGCTTGTATCGAGTTAATTAATTCTCGAAATACGCGAGGTGTATTCAATAAAACAGCGGTTAAATGGACTCTAGACAGCACTTATAATGTGACTTCAACAGAGTTGCTAGGTTTAGCGCTTACTCCGGAAGAAGATGAAGACAGAACTCCATTTAATAGTATTGCATTAGCTGTGAATAGTAATGGTATTGCTGTAGGGTCTTCAGATACCCGAGATATTGACAACGATAATAGAATCTACAGTATGCCAACTTATTTTAAAGACGGTGAGGTAGTTGACTTTATAAACCAGCAAGATGATTGGCAAGCAGGTAAAGCATTTGCAATCAATGATAATGACATTATTGCAGGTTATGCTGCTAAACCCATTGAAGGCTCTTTAAGAAACAAACTTTTCTACCATGATATAAATACAAACACGACGGTGTTTCCTGAAGATTATTTTATAAGCTCAAGCTCATATGCAAATGATATTAATAATCAAGGTTATATTGTAGGTGAAGGTGATGTTGGTGATACTGCGAGTACCAGGCGTTCAGAAGCTTTTATTTATAAAATTGGTGATGACAAAATCACTAATCTAAATAGTCTACTACCATGTTTTGACAGTGATGGTGAAACTAGCTTTAGTTATAAAATGGTAGAGGCGAAATCAATCAACGAAAATAATGAAGTATTTGGTGTAGCAACTAAAACGGTTGAAAAATTAGACTCGCTAGGTGAGGTCATAACCGACATTAATGGCAACATTCAATATGAAAGTGTTGCTGTTGCAGTAAAACTTTCACCGATTGCTAATGGCGAAGTTGAAAATTGTAAAGCCCCAGATACAGAGTTTTATGAACGTAGCTCAGCCAGCTTCTCATGGTTTGGTTTGTTACTGCTACCTTTAGTTGGATTAAGACGCGTTTTTCGTTTCTAA
- the lpxK gene encoding tetraacyldisaccharide 4'-kinase, giving the protein MSKIEQSWYKPFSLITLLLLPLSAIFGCVALVRKYCYEVGVFKPFVSNTPVIVVGNISVGGNGKTPFVLWLHDYLTAQGLSVGLISRGYGGQAAHYPLLVTANTTTLEAGDEPVLLFNRLQCPLVVGPNRQQNIEMLNHQFQLDVIISDDGMQHYKMARSIECCIVDSERKFGNGFLMPAGPLRETVSRLNSVDLVIENGSEHEFSYRLQPSIIKRVADNTEITTAIETAHAVSAIGNPQRFEASLKAQGIALLSTHHFRDHYAYTANDFAQFGEDCVLMTEKDAVKCRDFAKPNWYYLPVDAQPTAAVINTLNLLLKEKGIHHGL; this is encoded by the coding sequence GTGAGTAAAATAGAGCAAAGCTGGTACAAACCTTTTAGCTTAATTACCTTATTGTTATTACCACTGTCCGCTATTTTTGGCTGTGTTGCTCTAGTTCGCAAATACTGCTACGAAGTGGGTGTTTTTAAGCCATTTGTTAGTAATACTCCAGTAATTGTTGTTGGCAATATAAGTGTTGGCGGCAATGGTAAGACTCCATTTGTATTGTGGCTACATGATTACTTAACCGCTCAAGGCTTATCTGTTGGTTTAATTAGTCGCGGCTATGGTGGGCAAGCAGCCCATTACCCATTATTAGTAACTGCCAATACGACGACTTTAGAAGCAGGGGATGAGCCGGTACTTTTATTTAACCGTTTACAATGTCCGTTAGTTGTGGGGCCAAATAGACAGCAGAATATAGAAATGCTCAATCATCAGTTTCAGCTTGATGTAATTATTTCTGATGATGGCATGCAACACTACAAAATGGCACGCAGTATTGAATGTTGTATTGTTGATAGCGAAAGAAAATTTGGTAATGGTTTTTTAATGCCAGCAGGACCACTTCGCGAAACGGTTTCTCGTTTAAACAGTGTTGATTTAGTCATTGAAAATGGTTCTGAACATGAATTTAGCTATCGCTTGCAGCCATCAATTATTAAACGTGTTGCTGATAATACTGAGATAACAACGGCTATAGAAACAGCGCATGCTGTAAGTGCAATCGGTAACCCTCAGCGCTTTGAAGCATCATTAAAAGCACAAGGTATAGCGTTGTTATCAACACATCATTTTCGCGACCATTATGCTTATACCGCCAATGACTTTGCTCAATTTGGTGAGGACTGTGTATTAATGACAGAAAAAGATGCGGTTAAGTGTCGTGACTTTGCCAAGCCAAATTGGTATTACTTGCCGGTTGACGCTCAACCAACTGCAGCAGTAATAAACACATTAAATTTATTATTAAAAGAAAAAGGGATCCACCATGGCCTTTGA
- a CDS encoding DNA internalization-related competence protein ComEC/Rec2 — MDRFFSHLKQPFTSVWMSLGFVIGVVITVFYYQTLEFTVITISILIVSTYFKPFLTVLLGFICGICCVAAHFILFYSFELPEQHKKYAYSVGVVVEEVISATPPQYIKAKITHLEDSEYSHFRAPYALLSINFAQPIKSGDTFNAQVRLNNYRTIKNFTVFDNQLYAFTQKIAFKGTVLNKQLNIKSPQKNNTVSAYRAYVKKQVNNAEIKWLYYTLLTGDKSLMTFEQKRLMQSLGLSHLLAISGLHISLVFGFCYFVTRFCLKLVKPELNQGINVSIVYSAVGFVVAFIYVYLSDFIISATRALIMLGCYLLLYYLAKQSLRWRSILYALVIILAVNPFSVLNPGLYFSFLAVCIIFMVLKQFPLRGHSLLANMRTLFIIQLGLFIGLLPLSLYFFNGVSLVGLVLNLVAIPILSFVLMPALFLSVLLGLLTDWHAFIVLYDFPLTNLYQMLQAIPQQIRWLNVGQVSITTVVLLYSVVPLLYFIELRLLACIPILTLLFNYYFTQTSLWQLNVFDVGHGLMVLIEKDKHAFIYDFGPSYFNRFSRVTSVLLPYINAHNLTVTNSIVSHQDNDHAGGVAHFKKAGYAWSFDYFHPSGVYKDCIATKIDFQGLSIQTFSKDEFNNRNDNSCVVKVSSANHSVLLTGDISKARESKLINKEDDLQSTVLLSPHHGSDSSSSVEFIEAVNPTLVIHSSAYQGQWQFPSKAVVKRYNKINAKQYSTGDVGQIRVDFYAKHLELSTARGAESYWFIKD; from the coding sequence TTGGATCGTTTTTTTAGCCATTTAAAGCAACCATTTACGTCTGTGTGGATGAGTCTTGGGTTTGTTATCGGTGTCGTTATTACCGTATTTTATTATCAAACCCTTGAGTTTACAGTTATCACAATTTCAATCCTTATTGTGAGCACGTATTTTAAGCCGTTTTTAACTGTATTGTTAGGCTTTATTTGCGGTATTTGCTGTGTAGCCGCACATTTTATCTTGTTTTATTCATTTGAGTTACCTGAACAGCACAAAAAATATGCTTATTCTGTCGGTGTGGTGGTCGAAGAGGTTATCTCTGCTACGCCTCCCCAATATATAAAAGCTAAAATAACCCATTTAGAAGATAGTGAATATAGTCACTTTAGGGCACCTTATGCCTTATTAAGTATCAATTTTGCACAACCAATTAAATCTGGTGATACTTTTAATGCCCAAGTGAGACTGAATAATTATAGAACTATTAAAAATTTTACTGTTTTTGATAATCAGCTTTATGCTTTTACACAAAAGATAGCCTTTAAAGGTACAGTGCTCAATAAACAGCTTAATATTAAAAGCCCTCAAAAAAATAATACCGTGTCAGCTTATAGAGCCTATGTAAAAAAGCAGGTAAATAATGCTGAGATTAAATGGCTATATTATACACTTTTAACCGGCGATAAGTCATTGATGACATTCGAGCAAAAGCGGTTAATGCAGAGTCTTGGGTTAAGTCACTTATTAGCCATTTCTGGGTTACATATCTCTTTAGTGTTTGGTTTTTGTTATTTTGTTACACGTTTTTGTCTTAAGTTGGTTAAACCTGAACTAAATCAAGGCATAAATGTTTCTATTGTTTATAGCGCTGTCGGCTTTGTAGTGGCATTCATATATGTTTACTTGAGTGATTTTATCATCTCCGCAACCCGCGCTTTAATTATGTTGGGCTGTTATTTGTTGCTTTATTACTTGGCAAAGCAATCATTGAGATGGCGCAGTATTTTATATGCGTTGGTTATTATTTTAGCGGTTAATCCATTTAGTGTACTAAATCCAGGGCTTTACTTTTCGTTTTTAGCGGTATGTATTATTTTTATGGTTTTAAAGCAGTTTCCGCTTCGGGGTCACTCACTACTGGCCAATATGCGAACATTATTTATTATTCAACTGGGATTATTTATTGGCTTATTACCCCTGTCATTATACTTTTTCAATGGCGTGAGTTTAGTGGGTTTAGTTTTAAATCTTGTGGCTATTCCCATTTTATCTTTTGTATTGATGCCTGCTTTATTTTTAAGCGTGTTGCTGGGGTTATTAACCGATTGGCATGCATTTATTGTGTTATATGATTTTCCACTGACCAACTTGTATCAAATGTTGCAGGCAATACCTCAGCAGATACGTTGGCTTAATGTAGGACAGGTAAGTATAACCACCGTGGTGCTGCTTTATAGTGTTGTACCCTTACTTTATTTTATTGAGCTTCGCTTACTAGCCTGCATTCCGATTTTGACTTTGCTTTTTAACTATTACTTTACGCAAACCAGCCTTTGGCAGTTAAACGTATTTGATGTAGGCCACGGTTTAATGGTACTGATAGAAAAAGATAAACATGCGTTTATTTATGATTTTGGCCCGAGTTATTTTAATCGCTTTAGTCGTGTCACTAGTGTTTTACTACCCTATATTAATGCTCATAACCTAACAGTAACTAACTCGATTGTAAGCCATCAAGATAACGACCATGCAGGAGGCGTTGCGCACTTTAAAAAAGCCGGTTATGCATGGAGCTTTGATTATTTTCATCCAAGTGGTGTATATAAAGACTGCATAGCGACAAAAATAGACTTTCAAGGCTTGAGTATTCAAACCTTTTCAAAAGATGAGTTTAATAACCGTAATGATAATTCCTGTGTTGTTAAAGTCTCAAGTGCAAACCATAGTGTGCTTCTCACTGGTGATATATCAAAGGCGAGGGAGTCTAAATTAATTAATAAAGAAGATGATTTACAAAGTACCGTTTTGTTAAGTCCTCATCACGGCAGTGATAGCTCTTCCAGTGTCGAGTTTATCGAGGCCGTAAACCCAACACTTGTGATTCATTCAAGTGCGTATCAAGGCCAGTGGCAATTTCCAAGTAAAGCGGTAGTTAAGCGTTACAATAAAATAAACGCCAAACAATATAGCACTGGTGATGTAGGACAAATTCGGGTTGATTTTTATGCTAAACACTTAGAGCTGAGTACCGCAAGAGGGGCGGAAAGTTATTGGTTTATCAAAGATTGA
- a CDS encoding Trm112 family protein: MAFDTKLLEIIACPVCKGKLRFDKENQELISTAAKLAYPVRDDIPVLLENEARELTLEEVEKWNS; the protein is encoded by the coding sequence ATGGCCTTTGATACAAAATTACTCGAAATTATTGCTTGCCCTGTGTGTAAAGGTAAGTTGCGCTTTGATAAAGAAAACCAAGAGCTGATCAGCACAGCAGCAAAACTAGCTTACCCGGTACGTGATGATATTCCGGTACTACTTGAAAATGAAGCCCGTGAATTGACTCTTGAAGAGGTAGAAAAGTGGAATTCGTAG
- the msbA gene encoding lipid A export permease/ATP-binding protein MsbA, translated as MEQSTTQIYKRLVSYVGAYKSIAIVAIIGMIGYSGMDALFIQLMKPFIDEGLNERNSQVLTYAPFVVIALVIGRGVFNFMSSYCLSYVGSQVVRALRQELFEHILHLPVSFHDKNSTGDLISKITFDTEQVQQAITKALLIVVREGAFVVFLLAVMFYTSWQLSLIFLVIIPLVAIIVAVVSKRFRHISKNIQSAMGQVTRSSEQMLSGHKVIHGFGGQTQEIDQFSKINNHNRQQRIKMDATKALSVSIIQILAASAMAVILWVVSMPSMIDSISSGDFVVLISSMMMLLRPLKQLANVNSDLQRGISAAQSVFLVLDEEIEKDTGTFSVDKVKGHIEVKNVTFKYPTKDEAVLNDLSLNIKAGESIALVGRSGSGKSTISNLLPRYYDLEAPSEILLDGIALNEYKLTDLRRQFALVSQQVVLFNDTIANNICYGLQREISIEELHDVAKQAHVWEFVKDLPEQLNTMVGENGVMLSGGQRQRIAIARAILKDAPILILDEATSALDTESEKLIQHALDILMKDKTSIVIAHRLSTIENSDRIYVIDNGKVIESGTHTELLTNDGTYSALCKMQFGEQG; from the coding sequence ATGGAACAAAGTACTACACAAATATATAAACGGCTTGTTTCTTACGTTGGCGCTTATAAGTCGATTGCCATCGTCGCGATTATAGGAATGATAGGTTATTCAGGTATGGATGCATTATTCATTCAACTGATGAAGCCGTTTATCGATGAAGGTTTAAACGAGCGTAACAGCCAGGTACTTACTTATGCGCCATTTGTGGTTATTGCGCTGGTTATCGGGCGTGGCGTATTTAACTTTATGTCATCTTACTGTTTAAGCTATGTAGGCTCACAAGTCGTGAGGGCGCTGCGCCAAGAATTGTTTGAACACATTTTACATTTACCGGTGTCCTTTCACGATAAAAACTCAACCGGCGATTTGATTTCTAAAATTACCTTTGACACCGAGCAGGTTCAACAAGCAATCACCAAAGCACTGCTTATTGTTGTGCGTGAAGGCGCTTTTGTGGTGTTTTTACTCGCTGTGATGTTTTATACCAGTTGGCAGTTGTCGTTAATCTTTTTAGTTATTATCCCGCTTGTGGCTATAATAGTAGCTGTGGTGTCTAAACGCTTTCGTCATATCTCGAAAAATATTCAGTCAGCGATGGGACAAGTTACCCGTAGTTCAGAGCAAATGCTCAGTGGTCACAAAGTGATCCATGGCTTTGGTGGGCAAACACAAGAAATTGATCAATTTTCTAAAATTAATAATCATAACCGCCAACAACGTATCAAGATGGATGCGACTAAAGCGCTAAGTGTCTCTATTATTCAAATTTTGGCTGCTAGTGCTATGGCTGTTATTTTATGGGTTGTGTCGATGCCCTCTATGATAGACAGCATTAGCTCTGGGGACTTTGTCGTACTCATCTCATCGATGATGATGCTACTGCGCCCATTAAAGCAACTTGCCAATGTAAACAGTGACTTACAGCGAGGTATTTCAGCTGCTCAGAGTGTTTTTTTAGTGTTAGATGAAGAAATTGAAAAAGACACGGGTACCTTTTCGGTTGATAAGGTAAAAGGGCATATTGAGGTGAAAAATGTGACCTTTAAATACCCAACCAAGGATGAAGCCGTGCTTAACGATTTATCACTGAACATAAAAGCCGGTGAGAGTATTGCCCTTGTTGGCCGCTCTGGCTCGGGTAAATCGACTATTTCTAACTTGTTACCCCGATATTATGACTTAGAAGCGCCAAGCGAAATTTTACTCGATGGCATTGCTCTTAATGAATATAAGCTTACTGATCTTCGCCGTCAATTTGCGTTAGTGTCGCAACAAGTGGTGCTATTTAATGACACGATTGCCAATAATATTTGTTATGGTTTACAACGCGAAATCTCTATCGAAGAGCTTCATGACGTTGCAAAACAAGCCCATGTGTGGGAGTTTGTAAAAGACTTACCTGAGCAACTTAACACTATGGTTGGCGAGAATGGGGTAATGCTTTCAGGCGGGCAACGTCAACGTATTGCGATTGCCCGTGCTATTTTAAAAGACGCGCCTATTTTAATTTTAGATGAAGCGACCTCGGCCTTGGATACTGAGTCTGAAAAGCTTATCCAACATGCTCTTGATATATTAATGAAAGATAAAACCTCCATTGTTATCGCTCATAGGCTATCGACTATTGAAAATAGTGACCGTATCTATGTGATTGATAACGGTAAAGTGATAGAAAGTGGTACGCATACTGAATTACTGACTAACGATGGTACCTACTCAGCTCTTTGTAAAATGCAGTTTGGTGAGCAGGGGTGA
- a CDS encoding TIGR01621 family pseudouridine synthase: protein MNKPQTLILKVQYTHDDFYIINKPHGLNFHSEEGPGFVVLAEQQLNEKLFAVHRLDKATSGLIILARSKAAAAEFTQLFTQHAINKFYLAVSDTKPKKKQGWVKGDMAKSRRGTYKLLNSQSNPAITRFYSFSFKSGFRAYLLKPYSGKTHQLRVALKSIGAAILGDASYSGSAADRTYLHAFALDFEWAGEQIQHTLLPECGVEYAQLIKHQDFDSWQTPWKLDW, encoded by the coding sequence GTGAATAAACCACAAACGCTTATATTAAAAGTGCAATATACGCATGATGATTTTTACATCATAAATAAACCGCATGGGCTTAATTTTCATTCTGAAGAAGGCCCCGGTTTTGTGGTACTAGCTGAGCAACAGTTAAACGAAAAATTATTTGCGGTACACCGTTTAGATAAAGCCACCTCTGGATTGATTATACTCGCGCGAAGCAAAGCGGCAGCAGCAGAATTTACGCAATTATTTACTCAGCATGCGATTAATAAGTTTTATCTAGCGGTTAGTGATACCAAGCCTAAAAAAAAGCAAGGCTGGGTTAAAGGTGATATGGCTAAGTCTCGCCGCGGCACGTATAAATTATTAAACTCACAGAGTAACCCCGCTATTACACGTTTTTATTCGTTTAGCTTTAAAAGCGGTTTTAGAGCTTACCTATTAAAACCCTATTCGGGAAAAACCCATCAGCTTAGGGTGGCATTAAAGAGTATAGGTGCCGCTATATTAGGCGATGCTAGTTATTCTGGGAGTGCCGCTGATCGCACCTATTTGCATGCATTTGCGCTGGACTTTGAGTGGGCTGGGGAACAAATACAACACACTCTGTTGCCAGAGTGTGGAGTGGAATATGCGCAATTAATAAAACATCAAGATTTTGATTCTTGGCAAACGCCTTGGAAATTGGATTGGTAA
- the kdsB gene encoding 3-deoxy-manno-octulosonate cytidylyltransferase: protein MEFVVVIPARYASTRLPGKPLADICGKPMIQHVYEKACLSGASKVVIATDHQRVFDAAKRFTSNVLMTREDHQSGTERLAEVVDLLNLADDTIVVNVQGDEPLLSPDNVSQVATLLAQSRAPMATLSVAIEERDEVFNPNAVKVVSDINKNALYFSRASIPFDRSAMMAEQQPLNLAPFQRHVGIYAYRAGFIKQYIELSVSPLELLESLEQLRVLYHGYAIKIEQALVTPHAGVDTPEDLAKVVAHIQSKSA, encoded by the coding sequence GTGGAATTCGTAGTTGTTATCCCTGCGCGTTACGCTTCTACTCGTTTGCCAGGTAAACCACTCGCTGATATTTGTGGCAAACCAATGATACAGCATGTGTATGAAAAAGCCTGTTTGTCAGGAGCCAGCAAGGTGGTTATTGCTACCGACCATCAAAGAGTATTTGATGCTGCTAAACGTTTTACTAGTAATGTTTTGATGACGCGTGAAGATCACCAATCAGGCACAGAGCGCTTAGCCGAAGTAGTGGATTTACTTAATTTAGCCGATGACACTATCGTGGTAAATGTACAAGGTGATGAACCTTTGCTGTCGCCTGATAACGTATCACAAGTGGCAACATTATTAGCGCAATCAAGGGCACCAATGGCAACCTTAAGCGTTGCTATTGAAGAGCGTGATGAAGTGTTTAATCCTAATGCGGTTAAAGTTGTCAGTGATATCAATAAAAATGCTTTGTACTTTTCAAGAGCGAGTATCCCATTTGATAGAAGCGCCATGATGGCTGAGCAGCAACCACTTAATTTAGCGCCTTTTCAACGCCATGTGGGTATTTACGCGTATCGCGCAGGGTTTATAAAGCAATATATTGAATTAAGTGTTTCGCCATTAGAACTTCTTGAGTCGTTAGAGCAGTTACGTGTGCTATACCATGGTTATGCAATTAAAATAGAACAAGCTTTAGTGACCCCTCATGCAGGAGTAGATACACCAGAGGATTTAGCTAAAGTGGTTGCCCATATTCAAAGTAAAAGCGCGTGA